From the genome of Streptacidiphilus rugosus AM-16, one region includes:
- a CDS encoding SDR family oxidoreductase encodes MTTSPILVTGGTGTLGRLVVPRLREAGREVRVLSRHAHAAEDGVDFVAVDLATGGGLDAALADVDTVLHLAGGPKGDEAATDNLVAAARRADVRHLVHISVIGVDRVPLAWFRMKLAAERAVTGSGIPCSVLRAAQFHDLALKVAASMARLPVLPAPGGLRWQPVDARDVAARLAELTLSAPAGLVPDIAGPRVYGLDDLTRGYLSACGKHRPTLPLRVPGKVGRAYRAGDNLTLDGALLGTRTWEDFLAERVPQAV; translated from the coding sequence ATGACGACGTCACCGATCCTGGTCACCGGCGGCACCGGCACGCTGGGACGGCTGGTGGTACCGCGACTGCGGGAGGCGGGCCGCGAGGTCCGGGTGCTGAGCCGGCACGCGCACGCGGCGGAGGACGGCGTCGACTTCGTCGCCGTCGACCTCGCCACCGGAGGGGGCCTCGACGCGGCGCTCGCCGACGTCGACACCGTGCTGCACCTGGCGGGCGGCCCGAAGGGCGACGAGGCGGCCACCGACAACCTGGTCGCCGCGGCCCGGCGCGCGGACGTGCGGCACCTGGTGCACATCTCCGTGATCGGCGTCGACCGGGTGCCGCTGGCCTGGTTCAGGATGAAGCTGGCCGCGGAGCGGGCCGTCACCGGATCGGGCATCCCCTGCTCCGTGCTGCGCGCCGCCCAGTTCCACGACCTGGCCCTGAAGGTCGCCGCCTCGATGGCGCGGCTTCCTGTCCTGCCCGCGCCGGGCGGCCTGCGGTGGCAGCCGGTCGACGCCAGGGACGTCGCCGCCCGCCTCGCCGAACTGACCCTGTCGGCCCCGGCCGGTCTGGTCCCCGACATCGCCGGCCCCCGCGTCTACGGTCTCGACGACCTGACCCGGGGCTACCTCAGCGCCTGCGGCAAGCACCGCCCGACCCTTCCGCTCCGCGTCCCCGGCAAGGTCGGCCGCGCCTACCGCGCCGGCGACAACCTCACTCTCGACGGCGCGCTCCTCGGCACCCGCACCTGGGAGGACTTCCTCGCCGAGCGCGTCCCGCAGGCGGTCTGA
- a CDS encoding glycoside hydrolase family 47 protein, translated as MSRFLSRLGPVARPTRRSVLTAGAGGVAAATLVVGAAGPSEPAVSQDALIAQQVRDEFLHGWRGYVAAAWGYDEVRPVSRRRHDFFAPGHTFGLSIVEALDTLYLMGEDAEVTRCCEWIERHLDPVQDASVQVFEAVIRLVGGLLSGHLATGRPALLDRARQLADRLLPAFAHSPTGMPYTHVNLRTGAVRGAVSTLAEIGSNALEFGLLSRLTGDARYYDASLRAYRAVLARRSALGLLGTSLHVESGRWVGCAAAAPNAPVDSFYEYLQVGGSFLGDSRLTDWYRQLTDAIVRRQAVVSGGRLWFRPVDFRTGRPTGGNRAGELGAFYAGLLAKGGDLRRGAAHFDAWTAVLDRYGVLPEVVDFTTLAAVDRSGQLRPEYANSAFDLWRLTGDDHYRSCAYRWFTGMRGRQRVEGGYSVIRDVTAAVPVPEDLTPGYWFAENLKYLWLMFSATPRFDLRAGLLSTEGKVLEGLRRAWV; from the coding sequence ATGAGCCGCTTCCTCTCCCGTCTCGGTCCCGTCGCCCGTCCGACGCGGCGGAGCGTGCTCACCGCGGGGGCGGGCGGGGTCGCGGCGGCCACGCTCGTGGTGGGGGCGGCCGGTCCTTCGGAGCCGGCGGTGTCGCAGGACGCGCTGATCGCGCAGCAGGTGCGGGACGAGTTCCTGCACGGGTGGCGTGGGTACGTCGCCGCGGCCTGGGGATACGACGAGGTGCGGCCGGTCAGCCGCAGGCGGCACGACTTCTTCGCACCCGGGCACACCTTCGGCCTCTCCATCGTCGAGGCCCTCGACACGCTCTACCTGATGGGGGAGGACGCGGAGGTCACCCGCTGCTGCGAGTGGATCGAGCGGCACCTCGACCCCGTCCAGGACGCGTCCGTCCAGGTCTTCGAGGCCGTGATCCGGCTCGTCGGCGGGCTGCTGTCCGGGCATCTCGCCACCGGCCGCCCGGCGTTGCTGGACCGGGCGCGGCAGTTGGCGGACCGGCTGCTGCCCGCGTTCGCCCACTCGCCGACCGGGATGCCGTACACCCACGTCAACCTGCGCACCGGCGCGGTCCGCGGCGCCGTCTCGACGCTCGCCGAGATCGGCAGCAACGCCTTGGAGTTCGGGTTGCTCAGCCGGCTCACCGGCGACGCCCGCTACTACGACGCCAGCCTGCGGGCCTATCGCGCGGTGCTGGCGCGGCGCAGCGCGCTGGGGCTGCTGGGCACCTCGCTCCATGTCGAGTCCGGACGCTGGGTCGGCTGTGCGGCCGCCGCGCCCAACGCCCCGGTCGACTCCTTCTACGAGTACCTCCAGGTCGGCGGGTCCTTCCTCGGCGACTCCCGACTGACCGACTGGTACCGGCAGTTGACGGACGCGATCGTGCGGCGGCAGGCCGTCGTGAGCGGCGGCAGGCTCTGGTTCCGCCCGGTCGACTTCCGCACCGGCCGGCCCACCGGGGGGAACCGGGCCGGGGAACTGGGCGCGTTCTACGCCGGGCTGCTGGCCAAGGGCGGCGACCTGCGTCGGGGCGCCGCGCACTTCGACGCGTGGACCGCCGTGCTCGACCGGTACGGCGTGCTGCCGGAGGTGGTGGACTTCACCACCCTCGCGGCCGTCGACCGCTCCGGACAGCTGCGGCCCGAGTACGCCAACTCGGCGTTCGACCTGTGGCGGCTGACCGGCGACGACCACTACCGCAGCTGTGCCTACCGCTGGTTCACCGGCATGCGCGGCAGGCAGCGGGTCGAGGGCGGCTACAGCGTCATTCGCGACGTGACCGCGGCGGTGCCCGTCCCCGAGGACCTGACCCCCGGCTACTGGTTCGCGGAGAACCTGAAGTACCTGTGGCTGATGTTCTCCGCGACGCCGCGCTTCGACCTGCGGGCGGGGCTGCTGTCGACCGAGGGCAAGGTGCTGGAGGGCCTGCGCCGCGCCTGGGTCTGA